The Oncorhynchus nerka isolate Pitt River linkage group LG24, Oner_Uvic_2.0, whole genome shotgun sequence genome has a window encoding:
- the LOC115107336 gene encoding uncharacterized protein C14orf132-like, with translation MDLSFMAAQSVMAGAFMDSSPNDDYSTDHSLFNSSASVHAASMAAHDQPEREPMSRDAIWLWIAITATIGNIVVVGVVYAFTF, from the coding sequence TCTGTCATGGCGGGGGCCTTCATGGACTCGTCACCCAACGATGACTACAGCACGGACCACTCCCTCTTCAACTCCTCAGCCAGCGTCCACGCGGCCTCCATGGCAGCCCATGACCAGCCGGAGAGGGAGCCCATGTCCCGCGACGCCATCTGGCTTTGGATTGCCATCACAGCCACCATTGGGAACATTGTGGTTGTGGGAGTGGTGTACGCCTTCACTTTCTGA